The DNA region GAAAAAGTGACCTTCCGGGGGCTTGGTCACATTGTCACCGAGGAGGGGGCTACCACGTCTACCCCCGGTCTGACTATTTCTTGTGCCTTCTCTAATTGGTGGGGTCCAAGTTGTGAGAGGGTAGATCGGGGGATGTTCAAGTCAGGATTAGTATACACAACGGAAGGGTCAAAGTTCATGTTTGGGTCGGGCTCAATAATTTGGAGAGGACGAGCACTCACGGGGTCTTCGTTTATGAAAGGAACCTCGGAGTTGGGATGTGGTATTCGCNcaaaaataaaaagtacattatttttgtactgaaggtacattatttgatactatcaaataatgtacctacagtacaaaaataatgtaccttcagtacaaaaataatgtactttttatttttggtccacacagctatgtgaaccatggtccatgcaataatttgccatcatCGGGGGACTGGTCCAAAACGCTCAAGTCCACAGGCTCGCTGCGAGCCGAATCCCCTCCAGGAGGGGTGCTAGAACTGTCCGTAGGGACGTCTGGAGGTGGGAGCACGGCTGGCAAACCCCTGGCCACGGGGTCAAAAGTAGCGTCCTCTCGGCGGAGGACCTCATATATAAAGCTCTGCATCTAATGTAAGCCTATGTCATCCGTGGCGAGCCACTCCTCAGTTAGCACGCACACGTGGCCTCGGGCATAGGCCATGGCGTCAAGCTTGAACCCCTCGGACCCCTGTAGGTCGGAATAGCACGGGTAAGTTCGTTTCTTAGCCCCTCCAGTTCAAGCCTATGGGACCGCTTCTCCGACTCTAAAGTCTGCACAACCCCGGAGAGCTCTTGGGAGAGCTCAGCGTTCCGCCTCTTGGCAGCCTCATACTCGCCCTGGAGGTTAGAAAGGTGGAGGACGACATGGAAGCAAAGGGGTTAGATAACTGACAACAAGTACGGCAAGAAGACAAACGACAAGGGTACCTAAAAAAATGATGCAGCATCGTGGTCAACCGAGACCGTCTCCAGCCCATTAGAGTGCAGCAAGCCGCGAAGCAACTCGCGAGTCCGCGCGGGGCTCCGCGAACGCGGCTAAAGGTTGTCCAAGGCAGTGGGGGCGGTGGCCGAGCAGGAAGTGTGGGGGTCGGAAGCACTGATAGAGCGGGGGCGGTATCACGGCGGTGCGCGGGTCAACACGGGCCTGTCGTTTCGTACGGGTACCTTCTCTAGTGGTCTTTTGCCTCTTAGCCTCACGCAGCCTCTCCATACGGGACGCTATGGTGCGAGATTCACGTGTACCCACAACAAACAACTATGAGGTTAGCATAAGTACCTACATTTAATTTTGCAATAAACGAAGCAAAGAGTAAAGAAGGGGAGACAACCTCGAGGCACTACGACAAGCTCGGTGACGGCCTCGGAGCTCGACCCGACCACAACCGAGTTGGGAGACTCGGCCGCGGCAGAGGACTCGGCCCCGAGCCCAAAAGAGAACTCCGCCGAGCCCTTCGCCCCAGCTTCGTCTGAGTCCTCGGAGCCCGACTCCACTTCAATAGCCTCGGTTGGCGCCAGGTCGGTGCGGGGACAAGCTAGGGGGCGGAAGAGGTTCGCCCAGTGTGAACCCCAGGCCCTCCATGCTCTCCTCACTCAGCATAGACTCTATACAGAGTACGAGTGCCAACCCTCGGAAGGCACGGGCATGATGCAATAAGGAAGGGTACACCTGAGGAGTTTTATGCTTACGGAAGCGGACGTTCCTAGGGGACACAAAGGGAAGTAGGGGCCCTACGGAGATGAAAACAAATGAAGGTTTCCAATGATGGTTGGATGAGACTATGTCTTGAAGGACTTTCATACGAGGACGGGTCGAGAAAGCCACGAAGCCCTTGCTTGCGAGGGCGGACGAGCCTGTGACTTGGAAGAAGTGGTTGAAGAGGTCTAAGTAGGGGGAGACATTTATTTCACGGCATCGTAGAAAGAAAGCTAACAACATGTAATGGGAGTTCGAAACCAATTGGCTCGGGCTAATCTCGTAATAATTGAGAAGGGTCAAGACGAAACGGTGAAGTGGAAAACGTAAGCCATAAGATAACGAGAGGGTGTGGGCACCGAAAAAGTGACCTTCCGGGGGCTTGGTCACATTGTCACCGAGGAGGGGGCTACCACGTCTACCCCCGGTCTGACTATTTCTTGTGCCTTCTCTAATTGGTGGGGTCCAAGTTGTGAGAGGGTAGATCGGGGGATGTTCAAGTCAGGATTAGTATACACAACGGAAGGGTCAAAGTTCATGTTTGGGTCGGGCTCAATAATTTGGAGAGGACGAGCACTCACGGGGTCTTCGTTTATGAAAGGAACCTCGGAGTTGGGATGTGGTATTCGCCCTCGGGGGTAGCACCATCCATAGAAATTTCACTATCACTTATGGAGTCTAGAACATCAAGATCAAAGGGAAAGTGCATGCAAAAAATATCAAAGTAGAGGAAAGATGGCGAAATGGAGGCCTCTCGGCCAAGGGTTACGAAGATCGgaaacaataacaaaaaaaaatcagggGAGTacaagttatttaaaaaaaacaaaaaacaaaagcataACAATAGCCGAACGTATGGAGgaagaaggggggggggggaggaacTAACTGAGCTCGGGATGTAGGACTCGGTTTGGATGTAGAAGGAGAGCACTTGAGCTTGAGGAGAGCTTGAGAGAGACTTTAGAGTGgagtgtggtggtggtggccaAAAAGTGGGGGAATGGGGGATTAAATAGGATGGGAGAGGGGAAAGGgggaaaaaaggggaaaatggggttgaccacattttgaaaattggaaaGGGTGTTGGGAAAGGAAAAAAGATGATGTGAAGGGATCTTGGGAAGAAAAAAGGTGATGGGATGTTGATGGGTGTGACTTGGGGGATTTTCTATGCTTTTATAGGGAAGAGTTGCATATTTTTTGGGATTCTACCTTATCTAGAAGTCTAAAGGAGATCTTACGGGAAAAGAGTCCGTTTGCTATAGGGATGTATTTTATTCACGATCAAGGGTCCGTTTGGGACGTCCATGCACGTCATATCTCGCTTCATAGGAGGGTTGTGAACATGTTCGGATGTATGGGAGACGGGTCGGAACGTCTACTCTCCTTCGTTGACGACTTCTCGCAGCTCGGAGAGTGTgggactgatgatggatatattatgAATGGGCCAAGCCGACCCGGAGGAGCAGGATAAGGGTCGCAAGAGGGCCCGAGACCCGGGGTTGAGCCCCGTGCTCGACCCGAGCTAACTCGTTTAGCACATCGGCCCAAGACCTCGGCTAAGATGCCTTGGCCTGCCCAAGGCCTCGGGTGGTTGGAGCCACGGGTCCGGTCGTGGCGCGGGCGCGATCAAAGCGGATCTATAACCATTCCCCTGTCTTAGAGGGGCAGTAAGGAAGTTTGGAGGGTATAAATAGTTGTCTTATTGTGTCTTTAAGACATGTTCTATATTCTTTATCCTAAACTACTTGTGTAATAGCATTACACCATCTTGTAATAGCTGATTGACTACGATCTAATAAATATTTGGTCCCCGTGACCTTGTCACACTCATTTCGCTTATTATTTCCTATTCGTTCATATTATCATTCATTTAACGGGTTTGTTAGTCCGGACCCcctgggttaattaaatccctCAGTTGTAATCATAAATAGTTCTAcgttatttttaaaaaggttgttcatcaaaattatttgaaaatccttaattgtaatattaattaaatacaaattgtgaatgaatacactataggaaaaaaaaaacaaataaaccaaattttaaaagattacacattctgttttttttttgttacaatataaacaaaaatcttttgaaatttaaataaacaaattaaatcagtcaaaatataaaagataaTAGTGTAGGAATTGAATGCAATACACAACATCCATcatatatcattataacaaataaaatgtgCGTATGAAGTGAATTTACTAATACTAATTTGATgaaatccataaaaaaaaacacggtAAAACTATTCATTAAGGACTGATTTAACTAAACAATATGTCAATGGATTGGTATAAAACTATGCTAAATGTAAATAAGAATATATACCTACCACATCTTCAAGTACGAATTCTAAGGTTGCTCctcggttgttattgacttcgTAAAGACTAATCAATCGTACATTTATTGTCCACGTAGTATTGTATGAGTTTATCTTATtttgtaaaacaaaaattagGGGCCATTATATGTAGATTTTTTGTTTATGTGGTTAAGGTGGTGAGACGGAGTGGAAGATGTGGAATTGGttacatgatttatatagtggtattGAAATTCATTAGATAagaaatatattaggaaaactttaaaaataggctaataaaaagagaaaaatgacaTATAACTAGTCTGTAGTATGGAATATTCtattaaaaggtaataaattATGGTAATAAAATATGACAAAATGACGTAATATACAtagtaatttgtctaattattaaattaattgcgtATATAAAAAATACACTATTAAAATGTGTAAAATGGAGTAATTAAAACAGGTCAGTAAATGGAGAAAATAGCGTACAATATTGTTTATACTAATCTGTAGTATGATATAGCCTattaaaaggtaaaaaaaaaatgatggtaATAAAAAGGGTGATAAAATggcttaattagtaatatatgtatagtaatttgtgtttattgacttaattaccctATATAAAAATAGACtactattaattggtaaaaaaaaatataatcaaaatgaatTGGCAaccaaattatgagaataattaaatcattataattgtgagaataatggaaacaaattctgcgtaataaattagaaaattcCTTACAAATTATGCGTAATATTAAATGAGAAATttataccaataataataattcaaatacttatctatacttctatattatctatactatatctatactattaataaaagtaaaatcctcatcttcaactttctcgcccaaactaatattattaattaattggtaaaaagaaaattaataaagctgaattaaaaaaaaatctttaccaaattatgagaataattaaactttttaattgtgataataatagaaacaaatttTGCATAATAAATGACAAAATTACTTGGAAAttttgcgtaattttataatgaaataataatttatactatatctatactaatctttactattaataaaactaaaatccTAATCTTCAACTTTCACGCCTAAACTAActaaatattatcaaataattggtaaaaaaattaataaaaatgaattggtaaaaaaaaattatttacaaaattatgagaataattaaaccattataattgtgagaataatggataCAAATTTTGggtaacaaataataaaattacttgctaaaccattattatttattatttataccaataataattcgaatacttatttATACTATTATGCTATCTATATTGTATGCatactaatctatactattaataaaaataaaatcattttcttcaactTTACCGcctaaactaatattattaattaatttgtaaaaaaaaactaataaagctctaattggtaacaaaattttatttgccaaattatgagaataactaaaccattataattgtgagaataatggaaataaaTTCTACATAGTAAATGAGAAAAATTTCTTAGAAAttttgcgtaattttataaagaattaataatttataattattatttataccaataataataattcaaatacttatctatacttctatactatctatactatatctATACtaatcaatactattaatacaAGTAAAATCCTCCACTTCAAAATTCCCGtctaaactaatattattaattaattggtaaaaaaattaataaagctgaattggaaaaaaatatttaccaaattaattatgagaataattaaaccttTTAATTGTGAGAATAAGAGAAACAAATTCTGCATAATAAATGAGAAAATTACGCAGATTACTTGGAAATTCTGCGTGATTTTATAacgaaataataatttatactatatctatactaatctatactattaataaaagtaaaattctcctcTTCAAATTTCATGCctaaactaatattatcaattaattggtaaaaaaaattaataaaactgaattagtaacaaaattttatttaccaaattatgagaataattaaaccattataattgtgagaataatagATACAAATTATGGGtaataaatgataaaattacttggaaattctgcgtaattttataataaaataataatttattaattattatttataccaataataataattcgaatacttatctatgcTTATATACTATCTACACTATATCTatcataatctatactattaataaaagcaaaattctccaaaatatatctttataattaagccaattatactatacaataataattcgaatacttatctatactactatactatctatactatatctatactattaataaaagtaaaatcttcatcttcaactctcccaaattatatttattggtaacaaaattttatttacctaattatgataataattaaaccttataattgtgagaataatataaacaaattatgCATAATAAATGAGAAAATTACTTGAAAATTCTACGTAATTTTATAATGAAATAATACTttatactataattttttttatttatattggaAGGGGAAACCCAAGTTACATTTGCAGCAAGTCCTTATTTATTATACAAATTACGCCATTGGGGAATGCTCAGAACATCGTCTTCTAAAAGACTAGATATTTCATTGGGAGGGGTCGTAAGAACTGGGAATATGCATGCCTTTGGAAAAATGGCCAGCCATTTTAGCAAGGGAGTCAACTACATGATTTTGTTCATGCACGATTGCCTTTAGCTTCCATACTTCAAAGCTTCGAAGTTCTCTTCTACAAGCTTCAAGAATATTGTGTGATACTGAAGTTGGTGGTGCATTGTGGTGAATGTAGTCAACAATTTCGATGGCATCGCATTCAAATATCACCTTCTGGAAACCCATAAATGCAACAAGTTATATGTTGAAGGGAAGATTTCCTTCCAAACTGCTTCTGCCACTAGATAGTTGAGAAGAACATGCTCTATGTCTTCCACTGTATCAGTAAACAACCAACATTTATCACAGTTAGATATTCCACACTTGACCCTATTAAGATTGGTTATAATTGTCATGTTGCACCAAGCAAAGGAAAATACGAACTCGGTTAGGTATTCTAAGCTTCTATACGCTATTCCACTTGCCAAGCATCACTGGTTCTGTATCCCCTCTAGCTATGTCATATGTCGAACTGACCGAGAAGACTACATGATATTTCCTTGGACTATCCGATAGTATCATCCCATGTGGGGTCTTCTATCATTATGAATGCAGCTAGCTTAGATAAGATCTTATCAAAGTTCTCCCATGACCAGCCACTTGTTGGTGTGTAGTAGCTAGCTACTGTTCTAACCTCCTCCGAGGGTGGAATTGGGTAGATGGCAAGTTATTTGAGAGGTCTGTCTCCTATCCAGAAGAATGTACTCCTCTCGTTTCTCACATGTTTTCTAATTCCTTCCTTCAACAGGGGAACAACTTTAAGGATGTCCCTCCAAGCGTTGGACATACTTGATTTAGGCTTTCAAGATGAGCCGTCCGACGAGTTGATGACGTATTTATGCTTGAACACTTGTATCCACAGGCAATCCTCATTATTCATCAATCTCTAACCAAGCTTAGCATGCTaaattagggatgacaatgggtCGGGGATGACTACATCCATCACCTTCTAtcaataattcgaatacttatctatacttctatactatctAGCTATACTACTAaatctatactctatactactaataaaagtaaaatcatcatcttcaactttcccgcctaaactaatattattaattaattggtaaaaaaattaataaagttgaattggtaacaaaattttatttaccaaattatgagaataattaaaccattataattgtgagaataatagAAACAAATTCTGCATAATAAATGAGAAAATTACTTGGAAATTCTGTGCAATTTTATAACGAAATAATAATGTATACTATATCTatactaatctatactattaataaaagtaaaatcctgccaaagatcttgtggtcaagtagcacccggtgtacactctcatgtggaagggggtgggttcgagtctcagtggagtcatttgttgactctttgtgcttcagtaggtccACCAAATTCTGtaattttataaggaaataataatttattaattattatttataccaataataataatttgaatacttatctatacttttATATTATCTATACGATATCTatactaatctatactattaataaaagtaaatcaGTGCAAATTCTGCTACCATTAGAAAGTAGGATTCGACATGGCGGTTTGATGTACTGAGAATGATAGGAGGTCTGACCCAGGAAGGTCGGGAATGGGCCTCTttaattgataacattaacCACATTTGGGGATGCAACCACCTAGGTAGCGTCTGGTTGAGGTCCACTCGAGACCAAGTTGAGATTGAGGATCTGAGGTGTTGTCGTCGGAGTCGGCCTCATTGAAAAAGTCAAGAAATGGATACATAGTTGGGATCGGCAATGCACTTAACTAGATAGCTTGTTTGTACAGGTCCCCACGGGGGCGCCAAAATGATGTGATAAATACAGTTAGGTCTTTATATACGCCTACGTATATTCTACGGAGTTATAGTCTATAGAGTATGTGAGCTTGGACAACTTAGACAATGGGTCGCTCGGAGGTTCACGAGCTAAGATGTATTGTTAGTGAAGAAATTCAAAAGTTCCCTTAACAAGTAttaaatgcgctatttatagaGGTTAGTAGGGAGCACATACCGGGTGTTCGACATTCTCACCACGTGTTTCACATGCACAGGTACGGTCAGCGGCCTTTCTAATAGGTCCACGTGAGTGTTGATTCTTGACAAAATAATGACTGAGCAGAGCGATATCAAAGGTATTTGTCCTCTAACTCAGGGGGCATTCTACTAGGAACACCCGGTCCAATCGTCGAGGTCGGGACCGAGCTTAAGGTACGTTGTACAATAACCAATAATCTTAATTCTTAAAAGGACGAAATTTCTCCTCCACTCAGGTCGGACCCAGATGGAGGTCAGTCAAGATCGGGAAGTATCCCTTAGGGCATACGATATACGTATTGAGAATATATACAGTCATACGCCCGATGATTATTCCTTTTCAAATatgttagaaataaaaaatgcaaCTTTTTGATTATTCGAAAATGaaaatagtaatttatttttactaattaagaaccataattataatttataataaatatagagACTAAATATACACTTGATTTATAACATAAGGATGAAAATGCCTTAGAAATTCTCATGAAATGAAATAATCTAAAAAATTTCACTTCAATGGCGGTTGAGTGTATTGTGGGAGTGGAAAGTTGAGACCAATTTCAAAGCACATGCGAGAGAGTAGAGACCATAGTCACCATACCGAAAAGGCATGGACCCAAGTACCAAACTCTTCGCACCAACCAACCCTCGGAATCAACGTAGCCCAAGTTGCCACTTGCCAGCCACCTCGGATTCTAAATCCACATTACAACGCTCCTCCCTAAAGCCCTTTTGGAATCCGCCGTATAAAATTCCTCAGCTCGCCTCTCTTTCTTTCACTCCACTTCAGCTACTGTGCCTGTGCGTGCCATGGTGGAAGGAAGCGGGATCATGTTTCTTCCCCAACTCTTTTCTTGATGATTAAGGTTAGCATTTTCAATCCCATTCTTGTTAATCACTTTACTAAATGCTTCCCATGTTTATTCCCTTTTCCCTAAATTTGTTTCCGATCTTTTTGCCGTAACATTTTGGGGAACTTTAATCGTTGCTGCGAAAATTGCGGCGTGCTGTTTGTCGGAGATTACATTGAGTCGTTTAAGGAAAAGAATTGAACTTTAAGGTTGGAGAGGTGCGTGTCTGAGCGCCTGAGCTAGTGGAGGTGAACACTAAATTAAATTTCGTTTTGCATTACTGAGAGCAGTTTATAATTCAAGAATTTGGGGTGAATCTTGTGTTGAAAAAGACAAACTTTTTTGGATATTTGTCACTTTACAGCTTGCAAAAGATGAACATTTCTCTCCTTGTTTTGAGGATTATTCAATTGAAATTGAATGCTTTCTTGTAGAGCCCAAAGAGGAGTTTGTTGTTTCTTATGCATTCACAAGAAGAGTCTGACTCTGAGGAATTGAGGAATTGCAGTGAAATGGAAGGTATATATCGAAACCGCTATTCAAAGAACCATCAACTTGCCCTTTATAGCTAAAGCACtttgccatacaagtcaattgtTTAGTTCTTTAGATTGACAGTGTATGGTATGAATCTATTACTTGAAATTATTGGGATCCTATTGTGGTAATATCTGATGTTTTTTTCATTCTTTACTCTCTTCAACTTGTAGCCTACAAAGAGGAAAGTATGAAAAGAATAACTTCTTAGGGAATTGTGAATAGATTTCATCAATAAGGGCATAAgcatgtttagaattttttatgAGCTTTTAGTGCTGATTCATGTCTGTCTCTAGGGAGAAATATTAATCTCGCTTCTCCTTGAGTGATTGTTGTGTGTTCATCTGCCATACCAATGCACATGATCAATTTTCACTTCTATTAAAAacttaaacaatttaatatatttggtgCTGTTTTTGCTTCTTTTCGCTCATCTCTTCCATCTCTGTACTAGCAAGAAAACCATTCTATCACGTCTAATAGTGGTGCAATTTATGATGTTAATAGGTGGCCCAGATCCCGGTATTTCATTCGAACGGGAGAACAAGATGAATCTTGAAGTATGTGGCCCTTCCTCCTGAGTTTGCTACTTTCTGAAAGAGATGAGTAAAGTTTAAATTATTGGGCAGATATCTCATGTGTTTATATCCCGTGATTGGACGCATGACCTGTTAGTCAATAACTGTTCACCGAAGCTCATTATTCTCCAAAGATAATACCATTAGGcttcacacaaaaaaaaaaaaaNaaaaaaaaaaaaaaaaaaaaactaatattgaCTGTTCTTTAAGAGAAACTCTTGGAGAGCGTGgtgttatttgttttttatttgaagATTATTGTTGTTAATCATTGAGTGCTTACCTTAGAACTACTATGTTCTCATAACAATGGATGTGTAAGCTTTGCAAGAAGGAATGTGTCTGGCGTGTGATATTTCCTAGATATAAGCATGAGTAAGGAACTCTTGTTTTTGGAGGGAACTTCTAACAAAAATGTCTTCTTGTacgaaaaaaaaagttgtaatttttgtaTTCTTTTCCTTTCAAATAGGTTGCTTTCTTTCTGTTCTTCGTCCtcgtcttttccttttctcAATAGGGAGTGGATCATACCCCAATTATGCTAGCACATCGTATTGAGGATTTTATCATAATTTTCCATTCCTGGAAAACTGAAAACAGAAGAAAGAAATTTTAATACTGATGTTATTCCTTACAATCTTGGTTTTTCATTGATTATGTGTTACTTGAGTTAGGTGCTTGATATAGAGCCAAGTCATACTGAAGCTGAAATTTTTGAAGCATCAAATGATCCCTTCAGCGAATGTGAAGATTATCTTTTAGGTGAACTTGCTTTTGAATAATATCTcttatttttagaatatatttataatagtaatgataaatattatatattatagcaTTAAATGTACTGAAAGCACTTAAGCACCATGAATTTGGGTGATATTGTTCACGTAAATAACTAAGGAGCCTGGAATGCTATATTTGTCAGGTGTAATTCAAGAAACTGAATGCTGGAGTGATCTACTCGAGATGACAAATCATGAACTCTCGAACAACAAATTTGAGGATAAAATGTTAGTTGATGACAACTGCTTGAGCTTCCCGACTTCATTCACTTCGGGAGATATTGACTACTTGGAAAATGTATCGAGTTTCTTGCCAGGAAGTATATCTTCTGATAATAATGATGAAGATGCAATATTCACTCCTGCTCTGACATCAAGTGGGTCCATCTGCATGTCTACAATCAAGCAAAACAAAGAGTTAAGTATTGGCGGGCCAAACGTGGATCATGAAAGCCTTTATCTCCAAGATTCATCCACAAAGAATTCTTCCCAAGACAGTAACTGCAATGGGGTTCATACACAGAAGAGAGTACGTAAGCCTACTCGCAGATATATTGATGAATCAGTAGATCTTATTAATACAAGACGTAATAAGAAAAAGTTAGAGGTTTCCACTTCTTTATCAAAGGATAAGTGTTATCGTGTCAAATGTAGTAAGAAACATAATAAACCTCTAGAACTCGAGTTTCAACCTGAGGAGACTCTTTGTGAAGCTATCCAAGTGCCATTTGGACCTCTAGTACCTGAAGAATGTCACATAAAGCATCCATCCAGTGTTGTGAAGGTAAAGCCAAACGAGATACCGTTGTGTGGCAACAAAGATGGTGATAAGAAACATGCATCTGATGTTAAGAAAGTGAAGCTGAACCAGTTGCCATCATTTAGCCCTGAAAATTGCTGTCAAAGGTATGAATTGGATGTGCATAAGGTTAAGTTGAACAAGACAGTCAAGGCAAAACACATGTCTGGATTTGAAGAATGTGATGGCAAGCACACATCGAATGTGAATAAGGCAAACCAGAACCACATATTACCTTTTGGTTCCAAAGAATATCTGAACAGTCCAGCATGCGATGTGAACAAGGTAAAGTTCAATGTTCTATCTGATTCCTTTCATATCTCCTCAATTAGTCAATTTACATTTGTaatatcaaaaagaaaaaaagaaaaaagaatgccACTAGTGTTCTTATGTTGTTGATAACTTATCAGTAAGAATATTTgcatatgaaa from Ipomoea triloba cultivar NCNSP0323 chromosome 6, ASM357664v1 includes:
- the LOC116022518 gene encoding uncharacterized protein LOC116022518 isoform X1: MIKSPKRSLLFLMHSQEESDSEELRNCSEMEGGPDPGISFERENKMNLEVLDIEPSHTEAEIFEASNDPFSECEDYLLGVIQETECWSDLLEMTNHELSNNKFEDKMLVDDNCLSFPTSFTSGDIDYLENVSSFLPGSISSDNNDEDAIFTPALTSSGSICMSTIKQNKELSIGGPNVDHESLYLQDSSTKNSSQDSNCNGVHTQKRVRKPTRRYIDESVDLINTRRNKKKLEVSTSLSKDKCYRVKCSKKHNKPLELEFQPEETLCEAIQVPFGPLVPEECHIKHPSSVVKVKPNEIPLCGNKDGDKKHASDVKKVKLNQLPSFSPENCCQRYELDVHKVKLNKTVKAKHMSGFEECDGKHTSNVNKANQNHILPFGSKEYLNSPACDVNKVLKSDDENEMLMDESDDGVVTLRSDGDGARRKHHRLWTVSEVRELIDGVSQCGVGRWSQIKRLFFSSSDHRTPVDLKDKWRNLLKATHLQNQSSKKAGKGKQSFSWRPLPKPILHRVVELASVHPYPRNCRSKTPHSY
- the LOC116022518 gene encoding uncharacterized protein LOC116022518 isoform X2, producing MHSQEESDSEELRNCSEMEGGPDPGISFERENKMNLEVLDIEPSHTEAEIFEASNDPFSECEDYLLGVIQETECWSDLLEMTNHELSNNKFEDKMLVDDNCLSFPTSFTSGDIDYLENVSSFLPGSISSDNNDEDAIFTPALTSSGSICMSTIKQNKELSIGGPNVDHESLYLQDSSTKNSSQDSNCNGVHTQKRVRKPTRRYIDESVDLINTRRNKKKLEVSTSLSKDKCYRVKCSKKHNKPLELEFQPEETLCEAIQVPFGPLVPEECHIKHPSSVVKVKPNEIPLCGNKDGDKKHASDVKKVKLNQLPSFSPENCCQRYELDVHKVKLNKTVKAKHMSGFEECDGKHTSNVNKANQNHILPFGSKEYLNSPACDVNKVLKSDDENEMLMDESDDGVVTLRSDGDGARRKHHRLWTVSEVRELIDGVSQCGVGRWSQIKRLFFSSSDHRTPVDLKDKWRNLLKATHLQNQSSKKAGKGKQSFSWRPLPKPILHRVVELASVHPYPRNCRSKTPHSY